In a single window of the Cervus elaphus chromosome 1, mCerEla1.1, whole genome shotgun sequence genome:
- the LOC122708961 gene encoding olfactory receptor 4A47-like: MEQRKNVTEFVLLGLTQSVEGQEILFVMFLLIYIVTMVGNLLIVLTVVLSPTLDAPMYFFLGYLSFMDAFYSTSITPKTIIDLLYEKKTISFQACMTQLFTEHLFSGAEVFLLVFMAYDHYLAICKPLHYLTIMNHRVCVLMLLLAWVGGFLHALLHIIFFYNLLFCGPNVIDHFGCDTYPLLKLACTDTHITALTVVANDGAICITIFTLILIPYGVILRSLKNLSQEGKHKALSTCGSHITVVVLFFVPCIFTYLRPPVTLPIDKHFAVFYTIVTPMLNPLIYTLRNGEMQNAMKKLWIRKKQ; this comes from the coding sequence atggaacaaaggaaaaatgtaacTGAGTTTGTCCTCTTGGGGCTCACTCAGAGTGTTGAGGGGCAGGAAATTTTATTTGTCATGTTCTTGCTCATTTACATTGTGACCATGGTGGGCAACCTGCTCATTGTCTTGACTGTGGTACTCAGCCCAACATTAGATGCGCCTATGTACTTCTTTCTTGGCTACTTATCATTTATGGATGCCTTTTATTCTACTTCAATCACCCCAAAGACAATTATAGACTTACTCTATGAGAAGAAAACCATTTCATTTCAAGCTTGCATGACCCAGCTTTTTACAGAGCATCTATTTAGTGGTGCTGAGGTTTTCCTCCTGGTTTTCATGGCCTATGACCACTACCTGGCCATCTGCAAACCCTTGCATTATTTGACAATCATGAATCACAGAGTGTGTGTTCTGATGCTGCTATTGGCTTGGGTTGGTGGGTTTTTACATGCTCtacttcatattattttcttttacaacCTTCTGTTCTGTGGCCCTAATGTCATTGACCACTTTGGGTGTGATACATATCCTTTGTTAAAACTTGCCTGCACTGACACCCACATTACTGCCCTCACAGTAGTTGCCAATGATGGGGCGATCTGTATTACCATTTTTACACTCATACTCATCCCCTATGGGGTCATTCTGCGCTCCTTGAAGAATCTTAGTCAGGAAGGGAAGCATAAAGCTTTAtccacctgtggctcccacatTACAGTGGTGGTCCTCTTCTTCGTGCCCTGTATTTTTACGTATTTGAGACCTCCTGTTACCTTACCCATTGATAAACACTTCGCTGTGTTTTACACCATTGTCACCCCTATGCTGAACCCTCTAATCTATACTCTGAGAAATGGAGAGATGCAAAATGCCATGAAAAAGCTATGGATCAGAAAAAAGCAATGA